One Herbaspirillum rubrisubalbicans genomic window carries:
- a CDS encoding ABC transporter substrate-binding protein, with the protein MQKRTFLRHLAALWLGAAALSVTGLAHAEDKVTLLSNWYAQAEHGGFYQAVAKGIYKKYGMDVTIKMGGPQVNNMQILVAGQADFSMGYDFTVMKGIEQGLPLVTVGTSFQSDLQGMMTHDDVSSLGGLKSKTILVAGSGQSSWWPWLKSKYGYTDAQSKAYTFNLQPFFADPNIAQQAYPSSELFQADKAGVKSKFFLFASDGYPPYGTTIVTLQKTVATKPDLVQRFVKATAEGWKSYLEDPAPANALIKADNKNMGDEQLAYALGKLKELKVVTGGDAAKLGIGVMTDERWKQTYDVMVATGLLKAGTDYHKAYTTQFVKDMKVMP; encoded by the coding sequence ATGCAAAAGCGGACATTCCTGCGGCACCTGGCCGCGCTGTGGCTGGGCGCGGCTGCCCTGTCGGTGACGGGTCTGGCGCACGCCGAGGACAAGGTCACGCTGCTGTCGAACTGGTATGCGCAGGCCGAGCACGGCGGCTTCTACCAGGCGGTGGCCAAGGGTATCTATAAAAAATATGGGATGGACGTGACCATCAAGATGGGTGGCCCGCAGGTCAACAACATGCAGATCCTGGTGGCGGGGCAGGCTGACTTCAGCATGGGCTATGACTTCACGGTGATGAAGGGCATCGAGCAGGGGTTGCCGCTGGTGACCGTCGGTACCTCTTTCCAGTCCGACCTGCAGGGCATGATGACGCATGACGATGTCAGCAGCCTGGGCGGCTTGAAGAGCAAGACCATCCTGGTCGCGGGCTCGGGCCAGTCGAGCTGGTGGCCGTGGCTCAAGTCCAAGTACGGCTACACCGATGCGCAGTCCAAGGCCTACACCTTCAACCTGCAGCCCTTCTTCGCCGATCCCAATATCGCGCAGCAGGCCTATCCCTCGTCCGAACTGTTCCAGGCCGACAAAGCCGGCGTGAAGAGCAAGTTCTTCCTCTTCGCCAGCGATGGCTATCCGCCCTATGGCACCACCATCGTTACGCTCCAGAAGACGGTCGCCACCAAGCCTGACCTGGTGCAGCGCTTCGTCAAGGCCACCGCCGAAGGCTGGAAGAGCTACCTGGAAGATCCGGCACCGGCCAATGCCCTCATCAAGGCCGACAACAAGAACATGGGGGATGAGCAACTGGCCTATGCCCTGGGCAAGCTCAAGGAACTCAAGGTCGTCACTGGTGGTGATGCGGCCAAGCTGGGCATCGGCGTGATGACCGACGAGCGCTGGAAACAAACCTATGACGTCATGGTCGCCACTGGCCTGCTCAAGGCCGGCACCGATTATCACAAGGCTTACACCACCCAGTTCGTCAAGGACATGAAGGTCATGCCCTGA
- a CDS encoding isopenicillin N synthase family dioxygenase produces the protein MIPYTVPMTARRIPVIDFADAFSPELARREALAWEIHKISRDVGFFYLVNHGVAPSLVEQQFDLARRFFALPQASKSAIDMRHSPSGYGYERMGAQALDEGSPADLKEGFQFGFDIAPDHPYVQRGLLRYGHNLWPQDLPGFEEHSRLYYDAVRALSHRLLGVIALSLEMPEDFFEPVLQAPIATQRMLHYPPQPDGARHNQIGAGAHTDWGLVTILAQDDIGGLEICNADGQWVSAPPIADSFVVNIGDLLQRWSNDLYHSNAHRVLNAGSAPRYSLPFFQDGDQAAVVACLPSCCSDERPARYAPCTIGDYLEMKVKQTFGAVAAA, from the coding sequence ATGATTCCCTACACAGTACCCATGACCGCGCGTCGTATTCCGGTGATCGATTTCGCCGATGCGTTCTCGCCCGAACTGGCCCGCCGCGAGGCGCTGGCCTGGGAGATCCACAAGATCTCGCGCGACGTGGGTTTCTTCTACCTCGTCAATCACGGTGTCGCGCCCTCGTTGGTCGAGCAGCAATTCGACTTGGCGCGGCGTTTCTTTGCCTTGCCCCAGGCCAGCAAATCGGCCATCGACATGCGGCATTCCCCGTCCGGCTACGGATACGAGCGCATGGGTGCGCAGGCCCTCGATGAAGGATCGCCCGCTGACCTGAAGGAAGGCTTCCAGTTCGGCTTTGACATCGCGCCCGATCATCCTTATGTGCAGCGCGGCCTGCTGCGCTATGGCCACAACCTGTGGCCGCAGGACCTGCCGGGTTTCGAAGAGCACTCACGGCTGTATTACGACGCCGTGCGCGCCCTGTCGCATCGCCTGCTGGGGGTGATCGCACTGTCGCTGGAGATGCCCGAGGATTTCTTCGAGCCGGTGCTGCAGGCACCCATTGCCACCCAGCGCATGCTGCACTACCCGCCGCAGCCTGACGGTGCCCGGCACAACCAGATCGGTGCCGGGGCCCATACCGATTGGGGACTGGTCACCATCCTCGCGCAGGACGACATCGGCGGACTGGAAATCTGCAATGCCGATGGCCAATGGGTGAGCGCGCCGCCCATCGCGGACAGTTTCGTGGTCAACATCGGCGACCTGCTGCAGCGCTGGAGCAATGACCTGTATCACAGCAATGCACATCGCGTGCTCAATGCGGGCAGTGCACCGCGCTATTCCCTGCCGTTCTTCCAGGATGGCGACCAGGCGGCCGTGGTGGCCTGCCTGCCCAGTTGCTGCAGCGATGAACGCCCGGCGCGCTACGCACCCTGCACCATCGGTGACTACCTGGAAATGAAAGTGAAGCAGACCTTCGGGGCGGTGGCGGCGGCTTGA
- a CDS encoding aromatic ring-hydroxylating oxygenase subunit alpha encodes MLVTQQKVLRKFWYALMPVTQLKDGPQPFTLLGEKLVVWLKEDGSPAALQDRCCHRTARLSKGFVENGNIVCGYHGWTFNGEGACVRVPQSVDGSVPSGACVKSYFCKERYGYVWVALEEPLRDIPEFPEDGAPGYRRIFQFYERWETSALRMMENSFDNSHFSYVHRATFGLYDQPKPEKYEIEETDYGFEAETRVPIKNVPASHRVTGSTADTTVRHMFNRWYLPFVRRFGCTYPESGRHHIIYNCATPIDDGAIMLSQWLYRNDTEEQCSEAELIAWDAPILVEDREILEATDPDACIDVRRRQEFHMASDRPGLIMRRMLLQLLEEHGESEVFRIHPAV; translated from the coding sequence ATGCTGGTAACTCAACAAAAAGTCTTGCGCAAGTTCTGGTACGCGCTCATGCCCGTCACGCAATTGAAGGACGGTCCGCAGCCCTTCACGCTGTTGGGAGAGAAGCTGGTGGTGTGGCTCAAGGAGGATGGCTCGCCCGCCGCCCTGCAGGATCGCTGCTGCCATCGAACGGCCAGGTTGTCCAAGGGCTTCGTGGAGAACGGCAACATCGTCTGCGGCTATCACGGCTGGACCTTCAACGGCGAGGGTGCCTGCGTGCGCGTGCCGCAGAGCGTGGATGGCAGCGTGCCGTCCGGTGCCTGCGTGAAGTCGTATTTCTGCAAGGAGCGCTACGGATATGTGTGGGTGGCGCTGGAAGAGCCGCTGCGCGATATCCCTGAGTTTCCCGAGGATGGTGCGCCCGGCTATCGGCGCATTTTCCAGTTCTACGAGCGCTGGGAGACCAGTGCCCTGCGCATGATGGAAAACTCCTTCGACAACTCCCACTTCAGCTACGTACATCGCGCCACCTTCGGCCTGTATGACCAGCCCAAGCCGGAGAAATACGAGATCGAGGAAACCGACTACGGCTTCGAAGCCGAAACCCGCGTGCCCATCAAGAACGTCCCCGCCAGCCATCGCGTGACCGGCAGCACCGCCGACACCACGGTGCGCCACATGTTCAACCGCTGGTACCTGCCCTTCGTGCGCCGCTTTGGCTGCACCTATCCGGAGAGCGGCCGCCATCACATCATCTACAACTGCGCCACGCCCATCGATGATGGCGCCATCATGCTGTCGCAATGGCTCTATCGCAACGATACCGAGGAGCAGTGTTCCGAAGCCGAGCTGATTGCCTGGGATGCTCCCATCCTGGTGGAAGACCGCGAGATCCTCGAAGCCACCGATCCTGACGCCTGCATCGACGTGCGCCGGCGCCAGGAATTCCACATGGCCTCGGACCGGCCCGGCCTCATCATGCGCCGCATGCTGCTGCAATTGCTGGAAGAGCACGGCGAATCCGAAGTGTTCCGCATCCACCCCGCTGTATGA
- a CDS encoding ABC transporter ATP-binding protein gives MDRDEFAMSQAAAWEQERAAAGAAVADMPPVLSAQRVEKTYRNGTRALDEVRLDIGRGEFVSLLGPSGCGKSTLLKMFAGLEEPSHGHIRWWGGNLATVGTPERTLAMVFQEATLMPWATVEQNARLPLELRHVPRAQADARVAEALKLVGLEKFHKVLPRELSGGMQMRASIARALATSPNLLLMDEPFGALDEFTRNKLDADLRDIWSKQDLTVVFVTHSIYEAVFLSSRVIVMAARPGRVIADVAIEVDGPRDEAFRISAPFMQYCKTLSDYLTLANQQGDGHEAQH, from the coding sequence ATGGACAGAGATGAATTCGCCATGTCGCAGGCCGCGGCATGGGAGCAGGAGAGGGCGGCCGCTGGGGCCGCCGTGGCTGATATGCCGCCGGTGCTGTCGGCACAGCGGGTGGAGAAGACCTATCGCAACGGCACGCGCGCGCTCGATGAGGTCAGGCTCGATATCGGGCGCGGCGAGTTCGTCTCGCTGCTGGGGCCCTCGGGCTGCGGCAAGAGCACCTTGCTGAAGATGTTCGCCGGGCTGGAAGAACCGTCCCACGGCCACATCCGCTGGTGGGGCGGCAACCTGGCCACGGTCGGTACGCCCGAACGCACGCTGGCCATGGTGTTCCAGGAGGCCACCCTGATGCCGTGGGCCACGGTGGAACAGAACGCCAGGCTGCCGCTGGAGCTGCGCCACGTACCTCGCGCGCAGGCCGATGCGCGGGTGGCCGAGGCCTTGAAACTGGTGGGCCTGGAAAAATTCCACAAGGTGCTGCCGCGCGAACTCTCGGGCGGCATGCAGATGCGAGCCTCCATTGCCCGTGCGCTGGCGACCTCGCCCAACCTGTTGCTCATGGATGAACCCTTCGGGGCTCTTGACGAATTCACCCGCAACAAGCTTGATGCCGACCTGCGCGACATCTGGAGCAAGCAGGACCTGACTGTGGTCTTCGTCACCCACAGCATCTATGAAGCGGTGTTCCTGTCCTCGCGCGTGATCGTGATGGCAGCCCGCCCCGGGCGGGTGATTGCGGATGTGGCCATCGAGGTGGACGGTCCGCGTGATGAAGCTTTCCGTATTTCGGCGCCCTTCATGCAGTACTGCAAGACGCTTTCCGATTACCTCACGCTGGCCAACCAGCAAGGAGACGGCCATGAAGCCCAACACTGA
- a CDS encoding ABC transporter permease, with amino-acid sequence MKPNTDPLVNRPGFWRVVAPLSIGVALLLMWQIVCTLLEVPPYLVPTPALIAKTLVADWGMLMESLLVTLKITFLAFVLAVILGVSIAFVFVQSRFIEVSLFPYAIILQVTPIVAIAPLIIIWVKDTTAALTVCATIMALFPIISNTTLGLRSVNPGLLNLFRLNKATRWQTLRRLRIPSALPYFFGGLRISSGLALIGAVVAEFVAGTGGTGSGLAYQILQAGFQLNIPRLFAALLLITLTGILLFWLMSALSRAMLAGWHESEMA; translated from the coding sequence ATGAAGCCCAACACTGATCCGCTGGTCAATCGTCCCGGATTCTGGCGCGTGGTGGCGCCCCTGTCCATTGGCGTCGCCTTGCTGCTGATGTGGCAGATCGTCTGCACGCTGCTGGAGGTGCCGCCTTACCTGGTGCCCACGCCCGCGCTGATTGCCAAGACCCTGGTGGCCGATTGGGGCATGCTGATGGAGTCGCTGCTGGTCACGCTGAAGATCACCTTCCTGGCCTTTGTGCTGGCGGTGATCCTGGGGGTGTCCATCGCTTTCGTGTTCGTGCAGAGCCGCTTCATCGAGGTCAGTCTCTTCCCTTACGCGATCATCCTGCAGGTCACGCCCATCGTCGCCATCGCCCCGCTCATCATCATCTGGGTCAAGGACACCACGGCCGCGCTGACGGTATGCGCCACCATCATGGCGCTGTTCCCCATCATCTCCAACACCACGCTGGGACTGCGCAGCGTCAATCCGGGCTTGCTCAACCTGTTCCGGCTCAACAAGGCCACGCGCTGGCAGACCTTGCGCCGCCTGCGCATTCCCAGTGCCTTGCCGTATTTCTTTGGCGGCCTGCGTATTTCAAGCGGGCTGGCGCTGATCGGGGCCGTCGTTGCTGAATTCGTGGCGGGCACCGGTGGCACCGGATCGGGACTGGCCTACCAGATCCTGCAGGCGGGTTTCCAGCTCAATATTCCGCGTCTGTTTGCGGCCCTGCTGCTCATCACGCTGACCGGCATCCTGCTGTTCTGGCTGATGAGTGCGCTGTCGCGCGCCATGCTGGCCGGCTGGCATGAGAGCGAGATGGCATGA
- a CDS encoding amidohydrolase family protein — protein MNTFLIRNLQAILTGLPGEAARHAGPDIRVSDGVIAAIGKLDALPGENVIDAGDCVAYPAWVNTHHHLFQSLLKGDPLGINATLTPWLAATPYRYRAKFDAELFRLAARIGMVELMRSGCGTIADHNYLYYPGMPFDTSEILFEEAEKLGLRFVLCRGTATRTRQLEAELPSALRPETLDAFLTDMQRLAKRFHDPAPASMRRVVMAPTTPLYSAAPEEMRTIADAARELGLRLHSHLSETVGYQDSAHAMHGCRPVEFCERIGWLGPDVWFAHLVKLDAEEIALLGSTGTGIAHCPQSNGRLGSGIAPIRALEAAGVPVSIGVDGAASNEAADMISETHAAWLMQRARRGQEATPTFRGGAFEGGADEATVEDVVRWGTTGGARVLGLDGLQGLQVGQQADIALYRLDDPRYFGLHDPAIGPVASGGRPFLRAMWVGGRAVVRDDAIPGVDLAELGAQARRAIKKMLEGN, from the coding sequence ATGAACACTTTCTTGATCCGCAACCTGCAGGCCATCCTGACCGGCCTGCCCGGCGAGGCCGCGCGCCACGCCGGTCCCGACATCCGCGTGTCCGATGGGGTGATTGCCGCCATCGGAAAGCTCGATGCTCTGCCTGGTGAGAACGTGATCGATGCCGGCGATTGCGTGGCCTATCCGGCCTGGGTCAATACCCATCATCACCTGTTCCAGTCGCTGCTGAAGGGGGATCCGCTGGGCATCAATGCCACGCTCACGCCCTGGCTGGCGGCCACGCCTTATCGCTATCGCGCCAAATTCGATGCCGAGCTGTTCCGCCTGGCAGCGCGCATCGGCATGGTCGAACTGATGCGCTCGGGCTGCGGCACGATTGCCGATCACAACTACCTGTATTACCCCGGCATGCCGTTCGATACCTCGGAGATCCTGTTCGAGGAAGCGGAAAAGCTGGGCCTGCGTTTCGTCCTGTGCCGGGGCACCGCCACCCGCACGCGGCAGCTGGAGGCGGAGTTGCCCAGTGCGCTGCGGCCGGAGACGCTCGATGCTTTCCTGACCGACATGCAGCGCCTGGCCAAGCGCTTCCATGATCCCGCGCCCGCTTCGATGCGGCGCGTGGTGATGGCACCGACCACGCCGCTGTATTCGGCGGCCCCGGAGGAAATGCGCACCATCGCCGATGCCGCACGGGAGTTGGGGTTGCGGCTGCACAGCCATCTCTCGGAGACGGTCGGCTACCAGGACAGCGCACACGCCATGCATGGCTGCCGCCCGGTGGAATTCTGCGAGCGCATCGGCTGGCTGGGGCCGGACGTGTGGTTTGCGCATCTGGTGAAGCTCGATGCCGAAGAAATTGCCTTGCTGGGAAGTACCGGAACGGGCATCGCCCATTGCCCGCAAAGCAACGGTCGCCTGGGCAGCGGCATCGCCCCGATCCGGGCGCTGGAGGCAGCGGGCGTGCCGGTGTCCATTGGCGTGGATGGTGCGGCCTCCAACGAGGCGGCCGACATGATCTCGGAAACGCACGCCGCCTGGCTGATGCAGCGCGCCCGGCGCGGCCAGGAGGCGACTCCGACGTTCCGGGGCGGGGCCTTCGAAGGCGGTGCCGATGAAGCGACGGTGGAGGATGTGGTGCGCTGGGGTACGACCGGTGGCGCCCGGGTGCTTGGCCTGGACGGACTGCAGGGCCTGCAGGTGGGTCAGCAAGCTGACATCGCCTTGTACCGGCTGGATGATCCGCGCTACTTCGGCTTGCATGATCCGGCCATCGGCCCCGTGGCCTCGGGTGGCCGGCCTTTCCTGAGGGCAATGTGGGTCGGTGGCCGCGCCGTGGTTCGCGATGACGCCATCCCCGGCGTGGATCTGGCCGAACTCGGCGCGCAGGCGAGGCGGGCTATCAAAAAGATGCTCGAAGGCAATTGA
- a CDS encoding YqgE/AlgH family protein, with protein MIKRRNSPFSFSAEDFDESVDSFGAFDPFHSDAPSRHAAGSDAGGQAEGDDAADEVRPPLELDLTNHFLIAMPSMLDPIFGGTVVYLCEHNHNGALGVVINKPTDMTMDVLFDRINLKLEIRPDTPDAMPELYRRPVMFGGPVQVERGFVLHSTSEKYSSTLQVTDEVALTTSKDVLEAVAHGDGPERVLVTLGCSGWSPGQLEGEIGRNGWLTVKADPAIIFELPVEQRFTAALALLGIDPVMLSGDAGRA; from the coding sequence ATGATCAAGAGACGCAATTCTCCCTTCAGTTTCTCAGCCGAGGATTTCGACGAATCCGTGGATTCCTTTGGCGCTTTCGACCCATTCCATTCCGACGCCCCTTCCCGCCACGCTGCCGGCTCCGATGCCGGCGGCCAGGCCGAGGGCGACGATGCCGCTGACGAGGTCCGTCCCCCGCTGGAACTGGACCTGACCAATCATTTCCTGATCGCCATGCCGTCCATGCTGGATCCGATCTTCGGCGGCACCGTGGTCTATCTCTGCGAGCACAACCACAACGGCGCGCTGGGCGTGGTCATCAACAAGCCCACCGACATGACCATGGATGTGCTGTTCGACCGCATCAACCTCAAGCTGGAGATCCGGCCCGACACCCCCGATGCCATGCCCGAGCTGTATCGCCGCCCGGTCATGTTCGGCGGCCCGGTGCAGGTGGAGCGCGGCTTCGTGCTGCATTCGACCTCGGAAAAGTATTCCTCGACCCTGCAGGTCACCGATGAGGTCGCGCTGACCACGTCCAAGGACGTGCTTGAAGCGGTGGCCCACGGTGATGGCCCCGAGCGCGTGCTGGTCACCCTGGGTTGCTCGGGCTGGAGCCCGGGCCAGCTCGAAGGCGAGATCGGCCGCAATGGCTGGCTGACCGTCAAGGCTGACCCGGCCATCATTTTTGAGTTGCCGGTGGAGCAACGCTTCACGGCGGCGCTGGCCCTGTTGGGCATCGATCCGGTGATGCTGTCCGGCGACGCCGGCCGGGCCTGA
- the ruvX gene encoding Holliday junction resolvase RuvX produces the protein MDTILAFDFGLKRIGVAVGNTGLKQAQPLAVISEATNDGKFAAIARLIAEWQPARCVVGLPLHPDGAEHEMSVRCRRFANQLHGRYGLEVTLVDERYSSAVIQHQRGEQIDDQAAAIILQQYFDDAHS, from the coding sequence TTGGATACCATCCTGGCCTTCGACTTCGGCTTGAAGCGCATCGGCGTGGCCGTGGGCAATACGGGCCTGAAGCAGGCGCAGCCGCTGGCGGTAATCAGCGAAGCGACCAATGACGGCAAGTTCGCAGCCATTGCGCGCCTGATCGCGGAGTGGCAACCGGCGCGCTGCGTGGTCGGCCTGCCCCTGCATCCGGACGGTGCCGAGCACGAGATGAGCGTGCGCTGCCGCCGCTTTGCCAACCAGTTGCACGGCCGCTACGGGCTCGAGGTCACGCTGGTGGATGAACGCTACAGTTCGGCGGTCATCCAGCACCAGCGCGGCGAACAGATCGACGACCAGGCGGCCGCCATCATTTTGCAGCAATACTTTGACGACGCACATTCATGA
- the pyrR gene encoding bifunctional pyr operon transcriptional regulator/uracil phosphoribosyltransferase PyrR, whose product MSTTPSQLDAEALYQTLVQQIKAGLQGATEVALVGIHSGGAWLAERLAAELGLAERLGFVDVSFYRDDFSEKGLRADVKPSQVPFDVEGATIVLVDDVLYTGRTTRAAINELFDYGRPARVLLAALVDRGGRELPIAADFVAASVELSKQENLQLQRADDGRFSLTVVHA is encoded by the coding sequence ATGAGCACAACACCTTCCCAGCTTGATGCAGAAGCGCTGTACCAGACCCTGGTGCAGCAGATCAAAGCCGGCCTGCAGGGCGCAACCGAGGTTGCGCTGGTGGGCATCCACTCGGGCGGCGCCTGGCTGGCCGAGCGCCTGGCCGCAGAACTGGGCCTGGCCGAACGCCTGGGCTTTGTCGATGTGTCCTTCTACCGCGACGACTTTTCCGAGAAGGGCTTGCGCGCCGACGTGAAGCCCAGCCAGGTTCCCTTCGATGTCGAGGGCGCAACCATCGTGCTGGTCGACGACGTGCTCTACACCGGCCGCACCACGCGGGCCGCCATCAACGAACTGTTCGACTATGGCCGTCCGGCGCGCGTGCTGCTGGCGGCGCTGGTGGACCGCGGTGGCCGCGAGCTGCCCATCGCCGCCGATTTCGTGGCGGCCTCGGTCGAACTCAGCAAACAAGAAAACCTGCAACTGCAACGCGCCGACGACGGCCGCTTCTCCCTTACGGTGGTCCATGCTTAA
- a CDS encoding aspartate carbamoyltransferase catalytic subunit: MLNPQLNKNGELQHLLTIEGLPRAILTHILDTASSFVSIGDREVKKVPLMRGKSVFNLFFENSTRTRTTFEIASKRLSADVINLNIQASSTSKGESLLDTIDNLAAMHADMFVVRHAQSGAPFLIAKHLIDTKQSHVHVVNAGDGRHAHPTQGLLDMYTIRHYKKDFTNLRVAIVGDILHSRVARSDIHALTTLGVPEVRAIGPRTLLPSGLEQMGVRVFHNMEEGLKDVDVIIMLRLQNERMSGALLPSAQEFFKSYGLTPERLALAKPDAIVMHPGPMNRGVEIDSAVADGAQAVILPQVTFGIAVRMAVMSIVAGN, from the coding sequence ATGCTTAATCCCCAACTCAACAAAAACGGCGAACTGCAACACCTGCTGACCATCGAGGGTCTGCCGCGCGCTATCCTGACGCACATCCTCGATACCGCCTCGTCCTTCGTCAGCATCGGCGACCGCGAAGTCAAGAAGGTGCCGCTGATGCGCGGCAAGAGCGTCTTCAACCTGTTCTTCGAGAACTCCACGCGCACCCGCACCACCTTCGAGATCGCCTCCAAGCGCCTCTCGGCGGACGTGATCAACCTCAACATCCAGGCTTCCAGCACCAGCAAGGGCGAGTCGCTGCTGGACACCATCGACAACCTGGCGGCCATGCACGCCGACATGTTCGTGGTGCGCCATGCGCAATCGGGCGCGCCCTTCCTGATCGCCAAGCACCTGATCGATACGAAGCAGTCGCACGTCCACGTGGTCAACGCCGGTGACGGCCGCCACGCGCACCCGACCCAGGGTCTGCTGGACATGTACACCATCCGTCACTACAAGAAAGACTTCACCAACCTGCGTGTGGCCATCGTCGGCGACATCCTGCACAGCCGCGTGGCGCGCTCGGACATTCACGCGCTGACCACCCTGGGCGTGCCGGAAGTGCGCGCCATCGGTCCGCGTACCTTGCTGCCCAGCGGCCTGGAGCAGATGGGCGTGCGCGTCTTCCACAACATGGAAGAGGGCTTGAAGGATGTGGACGTCATCATCATGCTGCGCCTGCAGAACGAGCGCATGAGCGGTGCCTTGCTGCCGTCGGCACAGGAGTTCTTCAAGAGCTACGGCCTGACCCCGGAACGCCTGGCGCTGGCCAAACCGGACGCCATCGTCATGCACCCCGGCCCGATGAACCGCGGCGTGGAAATCGATTCCGCCGTGGCCGATGGCGCACAGGCCGTGATCCTGCCGCAGGTGACCTTCGGCATTGCGGTGCGCATGGCGGTCATGAGCATCGTGGCTGGCAATTGA
- a CDS encoding dihydroorotase — MKLHIKNGRLIDPANGIDAQQDVYVAAGKIVGVGQAPADFVANKTIDATGLIVAPGLVDLSARLREPGYEYKATLESEMQAAIQGGVTSLVCPPDTDPVLDEPGLVEMLKHRARSLNQAHVYPLGALTAGLKGKALTEMAELTEAGCIGFSQAEEPITDTTVLLSALQYAKTFNYTVWLRPQDPHLGRSGIAHSGPAASRLGLSGVPVMSETIALYTLFELMRATGARVHLCRMSSAAGLELVRQAKSEGLPVTCDVGVHHIHLCDLDIGFFDSNARMTPPLRSQRDREAIRTALLDGTIDAVCSDHTPVDDDEKLLPFGEASPGATGLELLLSLSLKWALETEGQGKEVLSKAISKVTHRAAKVAGLKAGNLAVGSAADLCLFDPNALWKVQGAALASQGKHTPFLGYELPGVVKATIVSGHIAFER; from the coding sequence ATGAAACTGCATATCAAGAACGGCCGCCTGATCGACCCGGCCAACGGCATCGACGCCCAGCAGGATGTGTATGTGGCCGCCGGCAAGATCGTCGGCGTTGGCCAGGCCCCGGCCGACTTCGTGGCCAACAAGACCATCGACGCCACCGGCCTGATCGTGGCTCCCGGTCTGGTGGACCTGTCGGCCCGCCTGCGCGAGCCCGGCTACGAATACAAGGCCACGCTGGAGTCCGAAATGCAGGCCGCCATCCAGGGCGGCGTGACCAGCCTGGTCTGCCCGCCCGATACCGATCCGGTGCTGGACGAACCGGGCCTGGTGGAAATGCTCAAGCACCGCGCCCGTTCGCTCAACCAGGCCCACGTCTATCCGCTGGGCGCATTGACCGCTGGCTTGAAAGGTAAAGCACTGACCGAAATGGCCGAGCTGACCGAGGCCGGCTGCATCGGCTTCTCGCAGGCCGAAGAGCCGATCACCGATACCACCGTGCTGCTCTCCGCGCTGCAATACGCCAAGACCTTCAACTACACCGTCTGGCTGCGCCCGCAAGACCCACACCTGGGCCGCTCGGGCATCGCCCATAGCGGCCCGGCCGCCTCGCGCCTGGGTTTGTCGGGGGTGCCGGTGATGTCGGAGACCATTGCGCTCTACACCTTGTTCGAACTGATGCGCGCTACCGGCGCCCGGGTCCACCTGTGCCGCATGTCCTCAGCTGCCGGCCTGGAACTGGTGCGTCAGGCCAAGAGCGAAGGCCTGCCGGTGACCTGCGACGTGGGTGTCCACCACATCCACCTGTGCGATCTGGATATCGGCTTCTTCGACTCCAACGCGCGCATGACGCCGCCGCTGCGTTCGCAGCGCGATCGCGAAGCGATCCGCACCGCCTTGCTGGATGGCACCATCGACGCCGTCTGCTCGGACCATACCCCGGTCGATGACGATGAAAAGCTGCTGCCCTTCGGCGAAGCCTCGCCGGGTGCTACCGGCCTGGAACTGCTGCTGTCGCTGTCGCTGAAGTGGGCGCTGGAAACCGAAGGTCAGGGCAAGGAAGTGCTGTCCAAGGCGATTTCCAAGGTGACCCATCGCGCCGCCAAGGTGGCCGGCCTGAAGGCGGGCAACCTTGCCGTGGGCAGTGCCGCCGATCTGTGCCTGTTCGATCCCAATGCATTGTGGAAGGTGCAGGGCGCCGCGCTGGCCAGCCAGGGCAAGCACACGCCCTTCCTGGGCTACGAGTTGCCGGGGGTGGTCAAGGCCACCATCGTCTCCGGGCACATTGCGTTCGAGCGTTGA